A genomic window from Peromyscus maniculatus bairdii isolate BWxNUB_F1_BW_parent chromosome 1, HU_Pman_BW_mat_3.1, whole genome shotgun sequence includes:
- the Fbxl15 gene encoding F-box/LRR-repeat protein 15 isoform X2, translating to MEPPMEQSGGEQEPGAVRLLDLPWEDVLLPHVLNWVPLRQLLRLQRVSRAFRALVQLHLAGLRRFDAAQVSRGPEPRPRPGDPAPAGVPPSPRLQAGPSGAGNPWRPRVGPQIPRAALARLLRDAEGLQELALAPCHEWLSDEDLVPVLARNPQLRSVALAGCGQLSRRALGALAEGCPRLQRLSLAHCDWVDGLALRGLADRCPALEELDLTACRQLKDEAIVYLAQRRGAGLRSLSLAVNANVGDTAVQELARNCPQLEHLDLTGCLRVGSDGVRTLAEYCPALRSLRVRHCHHVAEPSLSRLRKRGVDIDVEPPLHQALVLLQDMAGFAPFVNLQV from the exons ATGGAGCCACCGATGGAGCAGTCCGGAGGGGAGCAAGAACCGGGAGCTGTCAG GCTCCTGGACCTGCCCTGGGAAGACGTGCTGCTCCCGCACGTCCTCAACTGGGTCCCGCTGCGCCAGCTGCTCCGGCTGCAGCGCGTCAGCCGCGCCTTCCGGGCGCTCGTTCAGCTGCACCTGGCCGGGCTGCGCCGCTTCGACGCCGCTCAGGTGAGCCGGGGCCcggagccccgcccccgcccaggTGA CCCCGCCCCCGCGGGGGTCCCACCCTCGCCCCGCCTCCAGGCCGGCCCCAGCGGCGCTGGAAACCCTTGGCGACCCCGG GTGGGTCCACAGATTCCACGGGCCGCCTTAGCCCGGCTACTGCGGGATGCCGAGGGGCTGCAGGAGCTGGCGCTGGCTCCGTGTCACGAATGGCTGTCGGACGAGGACCTGGTGCCAGTCCTGGCGCGGAACCCGCAGCTACGGAGCGTGGCGCTGGCCGGCTGCGGCCAACTGAGTCGCCGAGCGCTGGGGGCGCTGGCCGAGGGCTGCCCGCGTCTGCAGCGCCTTTCGCTCGCTCACTGTGACTGGGTGGACGGGCTGGCACTACGTGGCCTCGCCGACCGCTGCCCGGCTCTGGAGGAGCTAGACCTCACCGCCTGTCGCCAGCTCAAGGACGAGGCCATCGTGTACCTGGCGCAGAGACGCGGCGCGGGCCTCCGCAGCCTCTCGTTGGCTGTCAACGCCAATGTGGGGGACACCGCGGTCCAAGAGTTGGCTCGAAACTGCCCGCAACTCGAGCACCTCGACCTCACAGGCTGCCTTCGGGTCGGAAGCGACGGTGTCAG GACCCTGGCGGAGTACTGCCCGGCGCTGCGCTCCCTGCGCGTGCGGCACTGCCACCATGTGGCCGAACCCAGCCTGAGCCGCTTGCGGAAACGTGGTGTGGACATCGACGTGGAGCCACCCCTGCACCAGGCCCTGGTGCTGCTCCAGGACATGGCGGGCTTCGCGCCCTTTGTCAACCTGCAGGTCTGA
- the Cuedc2 gene encoding CUE domain-containing protein 2 isoform X2, translating into MELERIVSSALLAFVQTHLPEADVSGLDEVIFSYVLGVLEDLGPSGPSEENFDMDAFTEMMEAYVPGFAHIPRGIIGDMMQKLSVQLSDARNKETLRQPEKLKEETRSSAAAGDTQDEAAGAEEELLPGVDALLEVFPTCSVEQAQWVLAKARGDLEEAVQMLVEGKEEGPPGWDGPNQDLPRRLRGPQKDELKSFILQKYMMVDSAEDQKTHRPMAPKEAPKKLIRYIDNQVVSTKGERFKDVRNPEAEEMKATYINLKPARKYRFH; encoded by the exons ATGGAGCTGGAGAGGATCGTCAGTTCAGCGCTCCTTGCTTTCGTGCAGACACACCTCCCGGAGGCGGACGTCAG TGGCTTGGATGAGGTCATCTTCTCCTATGTGCTTGGGGTCCTGGAGGACCTGGGCCCCTCAGGGCCCTCCGAGGAGAATTTTGATATGGATGCCTTCACAGAGATGATGGAGGCTTATGTGCCTGGCTTTGCGCACATCCCCAG GGGCATAATAGGGGACATGATGCAGAAGCTCTCGGTGCAGCTCAGTGATGCTAGGAACAAAG AGACCCTGAGGCAACCCGAAAAGCTCAAAGAAGAGACCAGgtcttctgctgctgctggggacacCCAAGATGAG GCAGCTGGTGCTGAGGAAGAACTTCTGCCGGGAGTAGATGCACTCCTGGAGGTATTCCCTACCTGTTCTGTGGAGCAGGCCCAGTGGGTGTTGGCCAAAGCTCGGGGGGACTTGGAAGAAGCAGTACAGATGCTGGTAGAGGGCAAAGAAGAGGGGCCTCCAGGCTGGGACGGCCCAAATCAG GACTTGCCCAGGCGCCTCAGAGGCCCCCAGAAGGATGAACTGAAGTCCTTCATCCTTCAAAA GTACATGATGGTGGATAGTGCAGAGGATCAGAAGACCCACCGGCCCATGGCTCCCAAGGAG GCCCCCAAGAAGCTGATCCGATACATTGACAACCAAGTAGTAAGCACCAAAGGGGAGCGATTCAAAGATGTACGGAACCCTGAGGCCGAGGAGATGAAGGCCACATACATCAACCTCAAGCCAGCCAGAAAGTACCGCTTCCACTGA
- the Fbxl15 gene encoding F-box/LRR-repeat protein 15 isoform X1 has product MEPPMEQSGGEQEPGAVRLLDLPWEDVLLPHVLNWVPLRQLLRLQRVSRAFRALVQLHLAGLRRFDAAQVGPQIPRAALARLLRDAEGLQELALAPCHEWLSDEDLVPVLARNPQLRSVALAGCGQLSRRALGALAEGCPRLQRLSLAHCDWVDGLALRGLADRCPALEELDLTACRQLKDEAIVYLAQRRGAGLRSLSLAVNANVGDTAVQELARNCPQLEHLDLTGCLRVGSDGVRTLAEYCPALRSLRVRHCHHVAEPSLSRLRKRGVDIDVEPPLHQALVLLQDMAGFAPFVNLQV; this is encoded by the exons ATGGAGCCACCGATGGAGCAGTCCGGAGGGGAGCAAGAACCGGGAGCTGTCAG GCTCCTGGACCTGCCCTGGGAAGACGTGCTGCTCCCGCACGTCCTCAACTGGGTCCCGCTGCGCCAGCTGCTCCGGCTGCAGCGCGTCAGCCGCGCCTTCCGGGCGCTCGTTCAGCTGCACCTGGCCGGGCTGCGCCGCTTCGACGCCGCTCAG GTGGGTCCACAGATTCCACGGGCCGCCTTAGCCCGGCTACTGCGGGATGCCGAGGGGCTGCAGGAGCTGGCGCTGGCTCCGTGTCACGAATGGCTGTCGGACGAGGACCTGGTGCCAGTCCTGGCGCGGAACCCGCAGCTACGGAGCGTGGCGCTGGCCGGCTGCGGCCAACTGAGTCGCCGAGCGCTGGGGGCGCTGGCCGAGGGCTGCCCGCGTCTGCAGCGCCTTTCGCTCGCTCACTGTGACTGGGTGGACGGGCTGGCACTACGTGGCCTCGCCGACCGCTGCCCGGCTCTGGAGGAGCTAGACCTCACCGCCTGTCGCCAGCTCAAGGACGAGGCCATCGTGTACCTGGCGCAGAGACGCGGCGCGGGCCTCCGCAGCCTCTCGTTGGCTGTCAACGCCAATGTGGGGGACACCGCGGTCCAAGAGTTGGCTCGAAACTGCCCGCAACTCGAGCACCTCGACCTCACAGGCTGCCTTCGGGTCGGAAGCGACGGTGTCAG GACCCTGGCGGAGTACTGCCCGGCGCTGCGCTCCCTGCGCGTGCGGCACTGCCACCATGTGGCCGAACCCAGCCTGAGCCGCTTGCGGAAACGTGGTGTGGACATCGACGTGGAGCCACCCCTGCACCAGGCCCTGGTGCTGCTCCAGGACATGGCGGGCTTCGCGCCCTTTGTCAACCTGCAGGTCTGA
- the Cuedc2 gene encoding CUE domain-containing protein 2 isoform X1: protein MELERIVSSALLAFVQTHLPEADVSGLDEVIFSYVLGVLEDLGPSGPSEENFDMDAFTEMMEAYVPGFAHIPRGIIGDMMQKLSVQLSDARNKENLHPQSSCVQGQVPIFPETLRQPEKLKEETRSSAAAGDTQDEAAGAEEELLPGVDALLEVFPTCSVEQAQWVLAKARGDLEEAVQMLVEGKEEGPPGWDGPNQDLPRRLRGPQKDELKSFILQKYMMVDSAEDQKTHRPMAPKEAPKKLIRYIDNQVVSTKGERFKDVRNPEAEEMKATYINLKPARKYRFH from the exons ATGGAGCTGGAGAGGATCGTCAGTTCAGCGCTCCTTGCTTTCGTGCAGACACACCTCCCGGAGGCGGACGTCAG TGGCTTGGATGAGGTCATCTTCTCCTATGTGCTTGGGGTCCTGGAGGACCTGGGCCCCTCAGGGCCCTCCGAGGAGAATTTTGATATGGATGCCTTCACAGAGATGATGGAGGCTTATGTGCCTGGCTTTGCGCACATCCCCAG GGGCATAATAGGGGACATGATGCAGAAGCTCTCGGTGCAGCTCAGTGATGCTAGGAACAAAG AGAACCTGCACCCACAGAGCTCCTGTGTCCAAGGTCAGGTGCCCATTTTTCCAGAGACCCTGAGGCAACCCGAAAAGCTCAAAGAAGAGACCAGgtcttctgctgctgctggggacacCCAAGATGAG GCAGCTGGTGCTGAGGAAGAACTTCTGCCGGGAGTAGATGCACTCCTGGAGGTATTCCCTACCTGTTCTGTGGAGCAGGCCCAGTGGGTGTTGGCCAAAGCTCGGGGGGACTTGGAAGAAGCAGTACAGATGCTGGTAGAGGGCAAAGAAGAGGGGCCTCCAGGCTGGGACGGCCCAAATCAG GACTTGCCCAGGCGCCTCAGAGGCCCCCAGAAGGATGAACTGAAGTCCTTCATCCTTCAAAA GTACATGATGGTGGATAGTGCAGAGGATCAGAAGACCCACCGGCCCATGGCTCCCAAGGAG GCCCCCAAGAAGCTGATCCGATACATTGACAACCAAGTAGTAAGCACCAAAGGGGAGCGATTCAAAGATGTACGGAACCCTGAGGCCGAGGAGATGAAGGCCACATACATCAACCTCAAGCCAGCCAGAAAGTACCGCTTCCACTGA
- the Cuedc2 gene encoding CUE domain-containing protein 2 isoform X3 has translation MELERIVSSALLAFVQTHLPEADVSGLDEVIFSYVLGVLEDLGPSGPSEENFDMDAFTEMMEAYVPGFAHIPRGIIGDMMQKLSVQLSDARNKENLHPQSSCVQGQVPIFPETLRQPEKLKEETRSSAAAGDTQDEAAGAEEELLPGVDALLEDLPRRLRGPQKDELKSFILQKYMMVDSAEDQKTHRPMAPKEAPKKLIRYIDNQVVSTKGERFKDVRNPEAEEMKATYINLKPARKYRFH, from the exons ATGGAGCTGGAGAGGATCGTCAGTTCAGCGCTCCTTGCTTTCGTGCAGACACACCTCCCGGAGGCGGACGTCAG TGGCTTGGATGAGGTCATCTTCTCCTATGTGCTTGGGGTCCTGGAGGACCTGGGCCCCTCAGGGCCCTCCGAGGAGAATTTTGATATGGATGCCTTCACAGAGATGATGGAGGCTTATGTGCCTGGCTTTGCGCACATCCCCAG GGGCATAATAGGGGACATGATGCAGAAGCTCTCGGTGCAGCTCAGTGATGCTAGGAACAAAG AGAACCTGCACCCACAGAGCTCCTGTGTCCAAGGTCAGGTGCCCATTTTTCCAGAGACCCTGAGGCAACCCGAAAAGCTCAAAGAAGAGACCAGgtcttctgctgctgctggggacacCCAAGATGAG GCAGCTGGTGCTGAGGAAGAACTTCTGCCGGGAGTAGATGCACTCCTGGAG GACTTGCCCAGGCGCCTCAGAGGCCCCCAGAAGGATGAACTGAAGTCCTTCATCCTTCAAAA GTACATGATGGTGGATAGTGCAGAGGATCAGAAGACCCACCGGCCCATGGCTCCCAAGGAG GCCCCCAAGAAGCTGATCCGATACATTGACAACCAAGTAGTAAGCACCAAAGGGGAGCGATTCAAAGATGTACGGAACCCTGAGGCCGAGGAGATGAAGGCCACATACATCAACCTCAAGCCAGCCAGAAAGTACCGCTTCCACTGA